From the genome of Salvia splendens isolate huo1 chromosome 7, SspV2, whole genome shotgun sequence:
AAGAAGGTTAGAGATTGGCCAAAATTTATGCCCATGGGCATGGACATAATTTATCAcaccatttttttaattcattacTGTTTGGGCACCTGCACTTACTGGTTGTTATCTGAGCTTTGCCAGAAAAAAGCCTTTCTCCATTCTAAATTATGAATGGATTGTGTTGTGCTTTGGAAACTTTTAAATCTGTTACTGCATTCAAAGGAGTTACTGGTTGAACTTCTTCTATGAAATTATTGTTGGCGGCCTTATTTGAGTGGATTTAGAGTATCTGAAAATAATTATAATGTTAATGAGTTATGCTGACTAGGAGCCATAGAACTACCTCTAGAGACTACAGTATAGACGACTCTTCTTCTACTTTCTCTTTGTGTAACTTCAGAGTAATAGTTTCAGTATTTGATAATTGTGATTGAAGGCATTTTCATTTTATACCTCATGACTAGCTTTGTAGCTAAGCCATCCATCTGTAAAAATTCAACGCAATGCATACTACATGACTGATTCTCCTTTTCTGATGATGTTCCAAATTACATGATCAGGTGGCAGTGGCTGCTCTGATCTTCGAGGTACAGAGAAGTGCTAGATCTGAAGCAAAAAAAGGAGGAAGTTCGCAGGCATGAAATGGAGGTGATTATACTTTGGTTTTGTGCATCTTTTCTTAATTGAGTTTGCGTTCATTATGTGTGCATTGAGTTTCTTTTGATTGACGAAACCTTCTATGCCTTATGTTCAATGAACAAGACAGAGCAGTCAAGCGTTTCTTATTATTGTCCACATTTTCTAGCATCTGAATTGCTTTCTTACAAGCGAGCTGTCCAAACAATTTCGTATTCCTATAGGTTGCTTTAAAACCAGAACAACGAGTTACAGTGAAAAGCTCTGCTTCGAGCAACGTTTGTATGAAAGTCATCACTAGTAGTGCTGTTGACACATTACTCAAAACTGAATGATTTCCAGGGAATGAGGCAACGGGATGAAGAGTTAGCACAAGAGGTAGAGCTTCTGAAGCAAAAACTAGCAGAGATCGAACAAATGGCCAAGGCGCGAGGCCTTGCCGGAGTGTTTAGTTTAAGACAGGCCCAAGCTGAAGCCAAGCCCACACCTGTAGCTTGATCTGCTATAATCACTAATAATTCATCTAATACTGGGTGATACACTCTTGAATCAGTAGCCTCCCTGATTCACCTATTCCTTTTATACCCATTTTTTCAAGAACACTGTAAAAGATAAGAAGATAGGACAAATTCTTGCCATATTTTTGGATGAAAAGTTAAAAAGCTGGGTGCGCCACAGGAGTTTTTGGCATGGAATCATGAAAAATATTCGAAGAATTCTCTTTTGATAAATAGTGATGATGATAATGATGGTGGTGGAATGTAATTCCATTTTGGCCAATTGTTTagtgatatttgatgtctaaaACAGGCAAAGAAAAACATTTTGAAGGTGCTTGTTGTTTGAAAGATTATTGTATAATTCGGTGGTGTATGTGAAGAGAAGGAGAATATTTGTGGGTGGGGATTTAAGCTTTATGCGTTTCTTTCTACCCTCTTTTTCCCTCAATCACACACATTACAAACTTTTATTGGTGGATGAGATGCTCTAACTTTCTCCTTTAATGCAATCTGCTACATAATTATATGAGTGTATTAAATGTTTTTAGACTTATAACTTTAACAATAATTGTAATTTTGCCCTTTCTAGTTATGGGGTATAACTTAGAATATAAATGTGGTGGCTGTAAAACTGCAAACCCGTTGTCAATATGTTCGTATTCTACAATTActtaatttgaataatttttagGTAGGCTagttgttttctttttaatcaaAGATGAATGGACCATGCTTTATGTAGCTTTCTGTTTAAAAGTCTTGAGTTTGTCTGTCATATTCAAATTTGGGTTTTACAGTCTTGAGTTTGTTTGTCAAAATTTGGGGTTTACAGTTtgctttaaatttttttatgcatctaattATTATTACTCTACTACCCTAGTGTTTCTGTAAACAGAGAAAtgttactaatttataaaaccATATGAAGACTACTAAATTTCATAGTTAACAATAAATTATTAGAAATAAAAGGATGCAAAGTAGTACTCGTATGCATGGTCCAACGACGTTAGTTGAAATAAAAAGGTTGGTCCACTTGTTAAACAAGTCAATTAAAAATAGTTTTGATTCGTGTGAAAATCCAAccacaaatttattaattataggagagttattttatgatttaaagAGAAATACCTTTATCATGTTAATGACACACAAACAACTcattaaatattcatcttttTCTAAAGGGATAAATTCTTTATTATCGATAAAAATATAGAGCGAAGGGCAGTAATGGTAGATAGAAACATATATGGAGGGGTAGATTCGGAAAGTTGCATTGCTTTCACCAATTGCGCAGAGCATCAATTCTCTGTACCCAATATATAAAAGAGAAAATTGGTGATAAAAAGAGGAAAATAAAAACACCCTCTACTTTTACCATCCATTGACACAGTCGTCACGACAGTGCCCACTCTTCTCTATCTCGCCACTTCCAACCggtactttctctctctttcatcGCACATAGGCAAGGCAAGTGCTTCATATCCTAATTTTTGTGATCTGATTTGTAATTTGGTATGTCTCTGTTGTTTAGGTAGAATTGTCTGGTTTGCTTGTGAATTGTTCGTTGTTACTTGTTAGAATTGAAATTAATTTGTAGATTTAGCTTTGTGTTCTCTTTAAATCGTTCATCACTTTTGCgtgttttttccttttccttttcctttggAAATATGTTGGGGATTTTTTTGAAGGGGCAGGATTTGGTTTGCTGAGAGGGTTTGGGGATTTTTTGCTTTTACTTACTTGGATGGGTCTTTATAGTTGTTGCTCTGATCCGTTAGTGGCTGCTGCAGAAATTCTCTGGTATTAATTTGATGGGGAAGGGTTCGAAGAGCGCGGCATGCAAGTCCACATCACACCAGCTCTTCAAGGACAGGGCGAAGAATCGCGTGGATGATCTCCAGGGGGTCTTTAGTGATCTCCAATCAGCTAGGAAGGAGAGCCGGTCAATTGATGTGGCTGTGCTTGAAGAGCAAGTTCACCAGATGCTTCGTGAGTGGAAGTCTGAGCTTAACGAGCCGTCCCCAGCTTCTTCTCTGCAGCAGGTATTCCCTGGCAAGGGGGCCTAGATTTATGCTTATATCTGCATCGACATTTCATAAGATCCTCTCTTCTTGATTTCTGTGATGTATAACCTGGATTTTAACAGTTGAGTCCGGATGATGCCAGCTTGAGGACAATGAGTTatgcatttatttatttctagtTCTTGGGATGGCACATGGCATTATCCCTTTGTTGATTGACTGATTGTCCAGTTTTCTGCTTTTATGTGTGCATTTGGTCACCATGTAATTATTTTCACTTAACTTCCAGCCCGCTGATCAGCGTACGGTGGTTTGCGTTAGGAGGTATTGAGTAGACTCTTTCTTGTGCCTTTCATCTTCCAAATATGGTGTATTTGCAGAACTATTTTTGTCTTGGTTTTAGTTTATCATGCAAATGATCAAAGACGTGCATTGATCACCCCTACAACTATTGAGACTTTGGGTTTGAATTGAGTCAATTGACGGATGATCACTGTACAGGGAGGGAGCCTTGGTTTTTCATCTGATATTTGTCGGCTGCTGCAGCTTTGTGAGGAGGAAGATGACGCAACTAGTGCGTTAGCTGCACCAAAACCAGACCCTGATGCACAGAAGGCTGTTAATGGATATACTTCTCAAGAGGTTAGTATATGGCTATTATTTTTTGTTCTTAGATGTCTTCTAATAATGGTTATCATGATATTTTCTAATCCGGAACTTTAGATAGGCTGCCAGCCATTTTTCACACTTGCTCCATGatataaattaaaaagtttGTTTTTGTGTATGCCCTGAATGATAAAAACAGTTGTTACTAAACCAAATAGTGTTGCTCTTggattattttaaaactaaatgCTAGTCcttttactactatttgttCAATGAGCATATGTAAAAATTCTACTCATTATTATTCACAAATAATGTCTGTCTATTCCTAAATCTTCCTTGCGGCCTCAGTATGTGGATGTCTGTCTATTCCTAAATCTTCCTTGCCACCTAAATCTGGCTGTCCCTCTCATCCATTTTGCTCGTCCTTTTCTTGCAGAATTTTAATATTACCAAGGGTCTTCAAGAACAAGGCTTCCAGTTGGTGGAGCAATGCAAAAATGCTGCCATGGGAGTTAACATGGAAATGAACAATATGAATGTGCCTTCACAGCTAGATTATCATTCATATGATTTCCATCAAGATTTTGAACAGCCGTATTTTATAGGCTTTGATGGCACGGGGTTCATCGgtgaggatgttatgcctcagATTTCTGGGTATCAACCAAATATCAGCCCCCCACCGTCTGCTTTCTTGGGGCCAAAATGTGCCCTTTGGGACTGCACTAGACCAGCATTGGGGTTGGAATGGTGTCAAAAGTCTGATGACTATTGCAGTATCTATCATGCTGGGCTTGCACCTAGTGAAGGCTATTTTGGTAGGCCTCCTGTTGTTCGACCGAGAGGCATTGGCTTAAAGGATAATTTACTTTTTGCTGCACTTGGTGCAAAGGCGCAAGGAAAAGATGTTGGCATTCCTGAGTGTGAGGGTGCTGCTACAACAAAATCTCCTTGGAATGCACCTGGTAAGTGggttgttttctttctcttatgTGGCTCCTGAATCCTGATCGTATATCCTTTTCATGTTATGCTTATTACTGTTTTACTTGTTCTGTTGGGCAGAGCTCTTTGATCTCACTGTTCTGGATGGCGAAACAATCAGGGAGTGGCTGTTTTTTGATAAACCGCGCAGAGCCTTTGAGAGTGGTAACAGGAAGCAGCGATCACTTCCAGATTATAATGGGAGGGGTTGGCATGAGTCCCGAAAACAAGTGATGAATGAATTTGGAGGGTTGAAGAGATCCTACTACATGGATCCTCAGCCGATGGAGAATTTTGAGTGGCACCTTTATGAATACGAGATCAACAAGTATGATGTGTGCGCATTATACAGACTTGAAGTAAAGCGTGTTGATGGCAAGAAGAGTCCTAAAGGGAAGTTAGGCAATGATTCTGTTGCTGATCTGCAAAAGCAGATGGGCAGGCTGAGTGCTGAGTTCCCAAATGAGAAGCAGCGAGTCGTCAAAGGAAGGGGAAAGAGCAATTTGAAGGAGGGAAGTGGGAGAATTTACTCTGGTTCGAACGCAATGGGAGCAAATCCAGGTGAAGGGCTTGAATATACAAGAGGGGCACCATACGATTATCTTGTGGAAGATATCAATGGGTACTACATAACATGATGATGGTTCTGGGAACGAAAAGAGGCTCTCTCTATCCGAGTACATATAATTGCTCTTTGATTTCACTCGGCCTCGCCTCCAGGCAAGTGGTGaagttgttttcttttttctcttcttttttttgccTGCTAAATTGTTACGTTTTTGTTGATAGGTAGTTGGTTGTAATAGGTACTGATAACATATTGGGCGACAAATGGTTATGGTGGATACTAATTGCACTTCTTGTGCAACTTTGTAAGGAGAATTTGTTCAAGCCTGACAATTTGTAATTATGCAACCTCTTTTTTCACTTCTGCAATGCCTTTTCTTCACTTGTACTATAAatcttttatataaatataattgttagaaaattaaaatgatGGAGTATGATTTCTTTCTCTTTACACCAGTGACACCACGACCACCATTTGTATGCAAATCCGCCGCCACCCGCATATCCTTCAATAGTAGTataagggcattagcaatggggcgccctaaggcgcgccctaaggcgcgccctatggcgcgccacgtcagcagttttatccttcTACCtcctcacctgcagtggggcgccctaagacgcgccctaaggcgcgccctatggcgcgccacatcatcatttttttaatatttattacaaaactcatacgaatttaacaaaattaatacattaaaatacgaatttcaaaaacttcatttcattgaataaaaattaatacattacaatgcgaattaaaaaaacgcGAACTCAACAACGGCGGTtgcgagcccacacttcttcgatcatgtcgttcatgagctgcgcatgatcctgttggttgcgcattgaggcctgtctagatagaacctcgttgaagcctaacggtaaccctctatcgggtggcTCGGTCGACGCGCCGGCCAAACTAGATGCACGatcatcttcattccaatcggtgatgcttccgccttcattctcgactatcatgttgtgcatgattatgcacgcatatatgacatcggcgatgacatccttgaaccagaaacgagccggccctttcacaattgcccaccgtgattggagcacgcCGAATgtccgctcgacatccttcctcgccgactcctgcttttgcgcaaataaaaccctcttctcaccaattgggcagctaaccgtcttcacaaaaacaggccaccgtggatagatgccatcggccaagtagtaccccatatggtattggcgtctgttggcagtgaactcgatggccgggccgttgccattacattgatcggtgaagagggtggacgagttgaggacgttaatgtcgttgttcgacccggctacgccgaagtaagcatgccagatccatagccgatggtcagcgacggcttcgaggaccatcgtcgggtggctgcccttgtatccacttgtgaactggcctctccacgccgtcggacaattcttccactgccagtgcatacagtcgatgctcccgagcatcccaggaaacccgtgcgccgtctcgtgcatctgcatcagaccctggcaatcagtggcagtcggcttgcgcaaatatgtgtcgccataagcctctactatcccccggcaaaagcgcttcagacaatcgcggcctgtagaatccccgcagtggaggtactcgtcgaaaaggtccgccgtggtgccataggccaactgacggagtgcaaccgtgcacttttgcaatggtgtaaggccgggtttgccgatgccgtcctcccgaaacgtgaagaattcatcacgtgaagacaatgtccgaacaatgctgagaaacaGGTACCGCGACATTCTAAATCGGCGCCGAAAAACAGCCGGGCCCCATCGCGGTTGATCGGCAAagtagtcttcaaccagacgtgtGTGAGCTTccgcgtggtcgcgtcggatatacgacctatgtcgaataggtctatggacttgctcagaggccgctgccgctgccgccTGGCGCTGCATCAACGCATAGCAATGCGTCATCGCCGTTTCAACGACTGCATTTAATGCTATATCTATGCTATTACTGGACTCATTAgaggaactagaactattggtgtcgtcgccggGATTCATATTGGTTGGATttgtgagagagaatatgtagaGGTATGCACAAATGAATGACAAACGCTCTTTAAATAGAAaaccaaaccgcgtgccatcgtccgcgacctatcgtccgtgtacgccacaatggggaggacgatggcgcggacgatgtctatcgtccgcggccatcgtccgtgtacgccacaatggggaggacgatggcgcggacgataggcatcgggcgcgccatcctccgcgcccttagtatcggccgcgacgatcgtccgcgacctatcgtccgtatccgcaatgggcgcggacgatcgatggcgcggacgatgcgcgccatcgggcgtgccatcgtccgcccattgcggatggcctaagagaATCCATCAACACTTTTTGATCCTTTACCTATAATCTCAAATTCTTTCCAACTCTTGTTTTTGACGCAACTGCCCACTCTGAAATTGCTCAGGTCTGTATGAAGACTATGAAGGATAGGAGACGGAGACGGGGCTTGTGGTGGTTGCTGGTGTGAATCGATGTAGCGATTCTAGCACTAGGGTTAAACCAGATAGAAGTCAATCTAGAGGTGTAACATGAATCACATCGGAAATTAGCCACAAAGAGGTCTAGGGTTTATATCAATTTGATACATTTATTCCACATATTTctaatagaaaattaaaaacgATAATTTTTTCTCACAGTATTTAATGATACTATTCccttatattttgtgtataaaatgaaatttaatagtaatttgcAATGGCACACCAAAATAAGGGGAGGTGGACCATCCTAGCCTATCAAAGATAAAAACTTTATTAATCTTAAATTTAATCTAACATGTATATGATCAAATGATACTACTTTTGTAAGTGGGAAAAGTAACAATTCTGCAGCATTAATGGGAGGTGCACCAGTGGACCAGCCTGGTCTATCAAATGTATAAAAACATGGCTTCTCAGATCCATCTGTATAGTATATTGTTAGAACACAAAAAGGAATTTTGAATCAATTTAGATTTCTAAATAAGTAAACTTTTGCAATTGTCTCATAATGATCAAAATTGAACCGACGTAACAACAacacaacattttttttatttaaatcgaTGCTCCTCAGTCAAGAACTAAATAGAATGGTCGACGAGGTGGAGATCAAGTAgttgagagaaagagagggccTATCATTTggattttttgttaattttatttatttattttaggtttAACCAAAATGACAGTACTTGTTTTATTGCATCGTCAGTATTTGATTTTACAATATCGATTTCGATTTTGACTATatgaaaaattgagaaaaattaaaattttgtaatctttcatttaatttttaaaaagctTGGGATATGATAGACCAGAATCTAACAAAACTAAGCTGCACTTCGTTGCCCGACAATCATCTGCACACAAACATGGCTCGATACAATCTCTCACAATACAAAGTTATCGATCATATGCTGTATGACATCCGCGCCCTCAGAATTGATACCTTGAGTTTTAACCTATCATTATGATCACAGAGGAATTGAGAACACAAAGTAGTTTGTAGAAAAACAACTCAATAGTTAAAAGCCCCCCTAAATAGTTTACTAGTATTGTGCATCTTAGAAGGCCTCAATAAGCTTGCCTGAATTGTGCTGTGTGCAAGAAGCCATTGCATACTTCCGGTGAAGCTGACATCGACTCGTTCCCAGTTCAGCCTAGTCAGCCCTCTGATCATCGTCTCTACAATGTAAAAAGAAGGTGAATGTCAACAACTTCCAACGTAGTTAGCATGATTCATTAAGTTCATTGACATAGACGACTGTCGTCCCATGCCATGTCGCATATATTATGATGAGAGACACGAGGAAACAAACAGTGTGTAGCAAACAAAGAAATTCAGTAGAGCCAAATGAATCATGGAGTGTGTATTGgcacaaattcaataattttcaaGAATACACACACCTTCCATATCCTTTGTCCTGCCTCTAGCAGCTTTGATTTCCAGTGGAACTTCTCCTTGAGGGCTGATGACGAAGTTTGCTTTCTCCTCGTTGACGATATGGGGGTATTTAGCGTTTCTCTCAAGACTCCGGCACTACAAAAAACACACAGTGAGATGTTTGATCCTTCAGAAAAGCATAGATCAGAAGTAGTGGTGATCTGTACCTTTGGGAGCTCACTCAGACGACGCAGTGATGATGAACTCCACCCCACAATATCTAGGTTCGGTGTCAAGGCCATTACACAAACTAAGatgtttttatatttctatAACTGGAGAAGACACCCAACTTAAATTAGTAACATCGGGAGGATACTGTCAAAACGTGCATTTGCATAGGCTGCACGCCTCTTAAATGACTGCAACGCCAACGCGGATCTGCAGCAAGCATCAAAGTTTTTCAGTCATACAGTTTGAAGGACCTAAAAAAAGACAGATAAAGACTCATAAACTTTAGGTCTTCAGAATCACTGCTCATTCTGAGCAGAATTGGAGATTTTCCATCATCCGAATCACTCAAGAACAAATGCCTACCCGTTCTACCAAGTAGAAACGAAGCACGGGTTGCTAGTCTCTCCATGGTGTAGACACCACAGAAAACAGGAACCTGCACAAAGAATCACCCTTACTAACAGAAAAGAATCACAAACAACAGACCCCACTCATCAATATCAAAAAATCTAAGTAGCATTACATTTTATAGAGATTTACCACATCAAACAGAACTAACAGTTAAGATAAAGTGTATGCTACCAAAGCTAGCTAGATCACCTGTTTATGCCCCCTCGAACCAAGATGAGGCATTGCAAAGGTAATGAAGTTCACAGGTTCGAGCCCTGCAACAACTCCCCTTCGTCGAGATTGATCATGTTCATCGAGATTAGGTTAAGAATTACAGCTTCTGACTTCACCCAATGCAACTCATAAGTTTCATAAGATCAAGAAAATGTGGATTCTTCATTCTTGTGGTAAGATAGTATCATCTtatgataaaagaaaaatgg
Proteins encoded in this window:
- the LOC121742594 gene encoding transcription factor VOZ1-like, with translation MGKGSKSAACKSTSHQLFKDRAKNRVDDLQGVFSDLQSARKESRSIDVAVLEEQVHQMLREWKSELNEPSPASSLQQGGSLGFSSDICRLLQLCEEEDDATSALAAPKPDPDAQKAVNGYTSQENFNITKGLQEQGFQLVEQCKNAAMGVNMEMNNMNVPSQLDYHSYDFHQDFEQPYFIGFDGTGFIGEDVMPQISGYQPNISPPPSAFLGPKCALWDCTRPALGLEWCQKSDDYCSIYHAGLAPSEGYFGRPPVVRPRGIGLKDNLLFAALGAKAQGKDVGIPECEGAATTKSPWNAPELFDLTVLDGETIREWLFFDKPRRAFESGNRKQRSLPDYNGRGWHESRKQVMNEFGGLKRSYYMDPQPMENFEWHLYEYEINKYDVCALYRLEVKRVDGKKSPKGKLGNDSVADLQKQMGRLSAEFPNEKQRVVKGRGKSNLKEGSGRIYSGSNAMGANPGEGLEYTRGAPYDYLVEDINGYYIT